Within Ipomoea triloba cultivar NCNSP0323 chromosome 9, ASM357664v1, the genomic segment GGAGAGAGCTTTCCGACATGCTGCTCACGGATAAGGTTTTACAGTACGCTGTGCTGCCCGAAGCCGCTCTCGGAGCTGATCAGTACCTCTCCTCGCTTACTACTATCAGCGACGTTGAAGTTTCTGCTGATTTGCAGGTTAGATTTTTGCCGGGGTTTCGTGTTTTCGTCCAAATTCTGGTGTGCCCCTGTAATCATCTTTTAGCATGTTAGCAGTTTACCAACATTTCATTTAGACTTAATTCCAAGAATGATACTTGACTATTGCCATTTACCTATCCTTGACTTGTTATTTGATCATAAATGGTGGTTAAATATCCATTTAGTAACCCTTAAATTTAATGGTAAGAATGTAAAAATTGTCTGTTATTATTAAGATGGACAAATTGGGTTCATAAACTTCATACACTCGGTGTATCATTAGTGAGAATGTGAAAAACATGTTGATGCATAAGCCAATTTGTACTAGGCTAAGTCTTTGCCCCAAATTTGAGGCGATTATATCCTTTGTTTTAACACTAATGGGGCTTTTGGctggagggaaggaattaggtgggaaaagaattgcaattctacaggaaaataataatgcgggaataaagtgggagtttaaatttcagtgtttgATTTACAGTAAGAATTTCAAATTTAGCTTAAAAAAGGAGGGAAAATTTTGTCCGggattatctttttttttttttttcttaaaatccaCGGAATTAAAATTCCTGTgggccatgggattctaattccatgagaatgagggaattacaattccaattccgtggaattgcaattccctccaaccaaacgaaggaatttagttgccttcggaattaggtgggaatggaattgtaattccctccaaccaaacgccctgtaagtgTGCAAATCTGTAGAGGTGATTTTGCTAGCTAATTTTTGCATTCTTGCCCTTAAATCAAAGGCTGACTAAACGGATAACGAATATGTAGTTGTTGGACTAAATCAGGAGCAAAATCAATAAGCAAGACTAattatggtcaaattaaaagtcgaagataaaaattggtaaaggtcaatagtcgagagaccatttctagaattaactcttacaTACCATTTATCATGTTTTGTATATTATGGTAGTTTTGGGGCGATGGTTCAAAGGTTTTCTTTAGTAGTATATGTTGCTGTAGCATTATTCGCAAAGTAATAGGGAGAAGAAGATAATCTTGAGCTAAGGCTGCTGCTTGTTTTGGTTCAGAGGATTCACTTAATCATTCACGCATGCTGGAGGACTTTGCAATTGAAATAAATGCATAATGAACAAAAGATTGTTGGATTAGTTTAAAATGTCGTTTACAATGACATCTTCTGTCTGGCCTCATGATGAAGCTTACTGTGATTGCATATTTTGATGGATGGTTCATTCTTCATAGGTTGTTAAAGTCTATGTTTCTGTTTTTGGGGACAAAAGAGGAAAAGAAGTGGCCATTGCAGGATTAAAGTCGAAAGCGAAATATGTACGCAGTGAGCTGGGCAAGCGCATGAAGTTGAGACTTACTCCAGAGATACGATTTATTGAAGATCTGTCTATTGAGAGAGGAAGCAGGGTGAGTATTCATTGTCTTGTTGGAATATGCAAATTAACTTCCGTGTGGATTTCTTATGTTGGGTTGGATAtatcgccctgtgaccctagccggcaaaggaccacaaggaggtaaaccagcctaggttacccatagttgaccggctcaaacccagggGTTTGAGGgtcgaacctccaacctctcgaatgtaggtagagcactcttaccacctgggTTGTCCTTACAGACAAGAGAACTTTATCCTTGTTTACTAACTTGAAGAGTTACATCACCATTGATCATTCCAGCTAGCCCTTAGGAATTAGGATAAGTTTTTGCGTGTGTTGTCTCTGAGGTTCCTACTAGACAAATTAGGAGATCAGGTGCTCAAGACTTGATGATTAACTTAATATGGTTGTCATCAAAGATTCATTGAAGAAATTAGTGCATAAAAAGCTTTAGATGTGTCTCGGTACTTATTTTGAAGCATTGCTGAAGTACCTAACTAGAACCAAAATCTGCTCGAAGTTAACTCTCATTCTTCACACTTTTTTTATATTCTTGAAAAAATTGTTGCTAGATGCTTGATTGGACGATACTTCTGTGGCTTTGTCAGCATGCGTTTTATGAAACTACTGTGATGCCCCATGGTTTAGTCATAATTTCTGTGAGGTTTAAAAGCAAGGTCGTTGTAAAATGGCATACTGCACTAGCCTATTTTGCGAATATGAGAAATGATTTCTCTCTGCATTATGCCCATGACTCAGTAATTTTATACTTACGTTTTAAGCTCGTGCTTagcaacaaaacaaaattatttcagGTTATTGCTATACTGGATAGAATAAAGCGCGAGAACGAGAAAAAGGAAGCTGATCTTAAAGCTAATGCCAAGAATGACTCATCTGAACACAGCGAGGATGATGAGGATTGGGAAGGTGAGGACCCTGATGATGAAGGGATTTTTTATGTGGAATAGTTGTGTGCTGAAGCTCTTAGAACTGACAGCAAGTATGAgaaatacaattcaaatttaGTGAGACCTTATACCCTAATCTATCATTgtaatatttcttaatttaaaaaaaaaagtataaatgtTGGTATGCTTGAAGAAGGAAAGGAATTTAACTAAATCGCAATTCTGCTACTCTCTATTAAGCATTACAAACATTATGTATAGAGTGCCAATTATAAAGACTAGACTCTCCAATAGAGGAAAGGATTAGCACAGCCTCCCCACAGACTTATTTCAAGCTCTCTCCATTACTCTCTACATGAGTTCACCTGCACATATTAAACAAGTAGAGAAGGAAATTTTAGTTCAAATTTGGTGTGATTAGTGCAGTCTATGATGGTACTAAGAATAAAAGTTAGAAAATGTGGTTGGCAGATGAGTGATGGGAGGGCTTTTTACATGGTTCAAAATTTGCAGTGCATTTTTCCGGAAGCAGCATCGCCATGTTTCGATCAACGCCAGATATGGGCGGGCCGTTGATGAGTACGCACAAGCAAGGCTGGCCGAGAGCCTTGAGGGCAGCGCAGCAGGCTTCGCTTGGTGGGATTGGACTAAAAGGAGCGACCGCTGCCCTGCAAGGTATGAGTTGAACAAGAGCCGAGAAGAAAGTGGCCCCACATGAGTGGCCCTTGCTTTCCGCCACTAAACTAGCCACgaccaccaacaccaccaccactaccactgAAAGCTTCATTCTTCGTGACCCTTGGTACTGCTACAGTGTGTTTTGAGTCTATGATGGTTAGCTGTTAATATGGGGTGAAATATCACAGTTGATGTCTATATAGCAGCAGATTGCGCCGAGTGGGGGATGTTCTGTGCTTATGTCCTAACTCATCCTCATACTCGCCATATGACTTGCGTGCCTGTGAAACAGTTGCTGAACTCCAACTTCATGACTTTGCTTGCCATTAACTTTAATATGTACAACGACACTACTCACTACATCAACTAAGTCTTGAATGTGTCTTTACAGGTTGACATTAGGGAATAATGTAAACATAACGAACTTGAGTGATTTGTTTCAGCTTAATAGAATTTGAAATCCACCAAGGAAAATTCGGGTTGGTAGAAACGTAGAATGTGTTTTAAAAATAGTAGTGTTCTCAGCGGCATAATGGCATTGATTGAATGAAGGAACTGAACATTTTAGAGCAAGAAAGTCATTTATCGAGTCCATGTAAGAATggtattgattctttgtacttcagtatgttgaaaaagtaatataattatgataagatactacattgtaacagaaccAGCAGTACTAAAAAAACTTCAAAGGTGAATAAGTGAGTAATTACTCACTAACCACTGCACAAACACAAAAGGTATAGTTAATTAACTTAATACATCAGCTGAAACAATAATTGCCCAGAGCAATTACCAATTCAAATAGTGAGTGGCAAAACGAATCAAATACAATTAGATTTAATGTACACAggacataatataattattgtatcGTTTCAAGGCTGAATGGGTGAAGTTGAAACCTGCCTCTTTTATGCCAATATTTCATAGAAGAGAAGATTCCGGCTTGCTTTCTTGAAATGTTATTTGACTCCAAGGACTACAGTGAGGTTATAAAGGTTCTTTTTTACCTTTAAGATTAATAACAGAAAGCTCTTGTTCTACAAATTCTCCCGCACACATTGGCGGATACTTTCCAGCAAGAGGACTGTCAGCAAAGTTCCCCAGAGGTTTTAACACAGCATCTGATGCAATGTGTGAAAATAGCTAGATAAGAAGAAACATGGACGACATTACTGAGTTTGAAATTTGTAAAACACTTAATACTAACAACTATTGAAattggaaatataataaaatttaacaattgAATGTATGATCTAGTTTCACTCACAGTTGAAGATACTCTCCATAGGCTGTGTTTTTGCTCCAAGGCTTGTTTAATTGCAGCAGTTGTTCTGTTAGTTACAACAACCTCATGCATGCCGGCCATGCACTCCCCTGCAGTCAACCATTCTATCTGcatatttcaaattgtgaaaaTTAAATGATTTTATCTAAAAGAAATTGTTAAAGACAATCAACTCTAGCTGACAGCAAAACAAGTGAAAAAAATTGATGTTGAAATCTGTGGCATGGGaccatttttgttcttttccgGGTAATATGTAGCATCTCTTTGAGAGAAAATATGTTTCTAATTATTTTACAAGAATAGAGCTCCTTTCAGAAATGTCAAATACAGCTTAACTTCAGCCTTGCACCCCTTAAAGTGTCTAGTGCATAGAGTTCTAGAACTGCAGAGAGAGGATAACTCAAGTTCCATTCCTCTCACCAGTAGGTGACTTAAAGTCAAAGAACTCGTTaatgattataattaaaaaaaaaaacaaaaaaacctgAGCTTCTACATCCCATATTACCCAACAAGGGATAATCTATGGGATATAAGGTAAGCTACTAGTCATCTAACTTCCCAAGCCTAGCAAGCCTATATATCCCTAACACAGGGTAGGACAAGCATAAGGTGTTAAAAAGGAATCAGCTCAATAAGGGGTGCAAGGGATTTTGCTTTTGATAAGTGATAATTGCAGTTGCTTTTCTCTAAAGTGCTTTACATATGGCGGAAACCAaaagttataccatggacccgggtccaccttgcaaggtggacttgtgtctatttacatactgaatgttcacaatgtACCTATTGAATGttaacaatttgaattgtgaacatttagtatataatttgtgaacattcaatatgcaAATTGTATCggatccacagaataatttgccggCGGAAACAGTCCGCGTTGTCAATAATTAATAGGGAAGTTCATACCTGCTTTCCTGCTTGGATGAGGAGACATCCAACAGGAACCTTCACTTCCATTTTTCGTCCATTTCTTAGCCAAATATTTAAACCAGGAAATCGACTTCTCCCATGAATCGTAAGAAAGTTAAGGTCATAATGGTATCCTGCAAAGACAGTACCCTCCTGACCATAACGTTTCAGGTCACTTCCAGTTGGAGCAAGGAGATGAGGTCCCTAAAAATTGGAGTATATCAGTATTATCCATAGAATATTGAGGTCATGAAGAAAACTTTTACTTTGGCAAGTGAATAATGATACAATATTCTCATGTGCACAATCCTACAAATATTTGACACCAATTTTCCACCCATGAAAGAAACAAATCTGAAACTTAGAGTATCAAAACTGTTTAGAATTTTCAGAAACATATGCACATTCTTAAATAGCCACCAAAATGCAGAAAAATACGTCATAACCAAAACTTAATGCAGCTTTATCTTTTCTGATCTAAATGAACTTACGCCATTGTAACAGACAGCAGATCCACAGTAAGTGGtgatataataaaaaatctattaCCTGCTTCATTAGAGAAGTGAATGCATCCTTAGGCAAGCCAAACCCAATACCTGCCATTTCAGCAACAGTCTGAAAAAAAATACAGATGTGATGTGTATTTCTCAGAGCTGAAAAGTTTTGTAAATGACAAGAAAAAACCTGATGATGACTTACCTCTATGGCAGATATCATTTTATGGCCCCATGAATCCATGGTGTCTTTCCATTCAGGAAATCCTTCAGGTATGACTGGCTCTGAATTCAGTTCCTACAGGAGTGTAATGGTAATTATAGTATAGAGTACAATAATCTTAAGTACAACATTATAGCAAAAAGGTTTATGAAATGAGGAAACCTTAAAGCGGGTGACTGCTGGTCGTGGACCAACTCTCCACATGTACCGCCACTTAGGGTCTGGCCCAGAGAGAGGAGATGGTTGACACTCTTTGGGCAAAGCTTTTAGCTTCTCTTGGATTTCTTCATCAACCAGACTACGAGGTACTTCAACTCCTTCAGGTGTCACTCCAACCTGTCAGTAATTGCCagaaaaagattttttaaaaactgtGTACCTAAGTTCCAGAACacaagtattcaaaaaaaaaaaaaaagttccagAACACAATTTAAGATGACAATCTATCCATGCTTTGATGGAGCATCATATTATTCACAACACCTACTTTGTTAATCTGAGATTTCCTTTCATTATGTTCTGTTAAAGGATAAACAAAACCAGAAGTACAAAATGTGAAACATAGCACAAATGagcatttat encodes:
- the LOC116029410 gene encoding probable ribosome-binding factor A, chloroplastic; this encodes MPHILIQNPHLRPFPNLNLRSSSITISNTPPGGLSISPPFLLRLRRIFTSSGGGHGSRGSLVKCMANPRRVKMVAKQIRRELSDMLLTDKVLQYAVLPEAALGADQYLSSLTTISDVEVSADLQVVKVYVSVFGDKRGKEVAIAGLKSKAKYVRSELGKRMKLRLTPEIRFIEDLSIERGSRVIAILDRIKRENEKKEADLKANAKNDSSEHSEDDEDWEVHFSGSSIAMFRSTPDMGGPLMSTHKQGWPRALRAAQQASLGGIGLKGATAALQGMS
- the LOC116029409 gene encoding uncharacterized protein LOC116029409 isoform X2; translation: MELPVIDLSSYLEFSNPLGSCPEAQLDPQLMTLCFEVSRTLADTGALLVKDPRCSAEDNDRFIDMMEKYFEQPEEFKRLQERPHLHYQVGVTPEGVEVPRSLVDEEIQEKLKALPKECQPSPLSGPDPKWRYMWRVGPRPAVTRFKELNSEPVIPEGFPEWKDTMDSWGHKMISAIETVAEMAGIGFGLPKDAFTSLMKQGPHLLAPTGSDLKRYGQEGTVFAGYHYDLNFLTIHGRSRFPGLNIWLRNGRKMEVKVPVGCLLIQAGKQIEWLTAGECMAGMHEVVVTNRTTAAIKQALEQKHSLWRVSSTMLC
- the LOC116029409 gene encoding uncharacterized protein LOC116029409 isoform X1; its protein translation is MELPVIDLSSYLEFSNPLGSCPEAQLDPQLMTLCFEVSRTLADTGALLVKDPRCSAEDNDRFIDMMEKYFEQPEEFKRLQERPHLHYQVGVTPEGVEVPRSLVDEEIQEKLKALPKECQPSPLSGPDPKWRYMWRVGPRPAVTRFKELNSEPVIPEGFPEWKDTMDSWGHKMISAIETVAEMAGIGFGLPKDAFTSLMKQGPHLLAPTGSDLKRYGQEGTVFAGYHYDLNFLTIHGRSRFPGLNIWLRNGRKMEVKVPVGCLLIQAGKQIEWLTAGECMAGMHEVVVTNRTTAAIKQALEQKHSLWRVSSTLFSHIASDAVLKPLGNFADSPLAGKYPPMCAGEFVEQELSVINLKGKKEPL